Proteins co-encoded in one Spirosoma endbachense genomic window:
- a CDS encoding Ig-like domain-containing protein, with the protein MIRLHALCGLIFFAFCLLSGCQQSGDTGIAIRWDGKRATGLVIPQQLVESVSVDSLSQLLSVRLANKETAILGKYKRVGDDIVFQPLIPFTRGLSYTVWLRNKRLSNLTIPSLATGDNPALLAIYPSQDSLPDNLLKIYLHFSRPMQEGQSQKYVAILKNNTDTLPGVFLNLQPELWNADRTVLTLWLDPGRIKRDLQPNKRLGAPLQASVHYQLVVSSDWPDQQGAVLGKTATKSFLTVQRDSLSPNPAQWTINQPQLGSVQPLEVTFGEALDYSLLIETLHVSGENGKPISGTWQPDDEEKRAQFKPAEPWRAGQYRLRIEGRLEDLAGNNLNRPFDRDVTRMDLPVKSRSFVERVFSVR; encoded by the coding sequence ATGATCAGGTTACACGCGTTGTGTGGCCTGATTTTTTTTGCATTCTGTCTGCTGTCGGGTTGTCAACAGTCGGGAGATACCGGAATTGCGATCCGTTGGGATGGCAAACGGGCTACCGGACTGGTTATTCCTCAACAACTTGTTGAATCTGTTTCGGTGGATTCGCTGTCACAATTGCTATCGGTGCGGCTGGCCAATAAAGAGACGGCCATTTTGGGTAAGTACAAACGGGTTGGCGACGATATTGTTTTTCAGCCGCTTATACCATTTACCCGTGGCCTGAGCTATACCGTTTGGCTACGCAATAAACGGCTGAGCAATCTCACTATCCCTTCTCTGGCGACGGGTGACAATCCTGCTTTACTGGCTATTTATCCTTCTCAGGATTCACTGCCGGATAACTTGCTGAAAATCTACCTGCATTTTTCCCGACCTATGCAGGAAGGACAATCGCAGAAGTATGTTGCCATCCTGAAAAATAACACCGATACCTTGCCCGGCGTATTTCTTAATCTCCAGCCTGAACTCTGGAACGCCGACCGAACCGTTCTTACACTTTGGCTGGACCCCGGCCGAATCAAACGTGATTTGCAGCCTAACAAACGATTAGGTGCCCCTTTGCAAGCGTCCGTTCACTATCAACTGGTTGTTTCTTCGGATTGGCCCGATCAGCAGGGAGCGGTTTTGGGGAAAACAGCAACAAAATCATTTTTAACTGTTCAACGGGATAGCCTTTCTCCCAATCCGGCCCAGTGGACCATCAATCAGCCCCAATTGGGAAGTGTGCAACCGCTGGAAGTCACGTTCGGAGAGGCTCTCGATTATAGTCTCCTGATCGAAACCCTACATGTCTCTGGCGAAAATGGGAAACCAATTTCAGGTACGTGGCAACCCGACGATGAAGAAAAACGAGCCCAATTTAAGCCCGCAGAACCGTGGAGGGCTGGCCAGTACCGATTACGAATAGAGGGACGACTGGAAGATCTGGCGGGCAATAATCTGAACCGCCCTTTCGATCGCGACGTGACTCGTATGGACCTCCCGGTAAAATCCCGTTCGTTCGTTGAGCGTGTATTTAGTGTACGATAA
- a CDS encoding YceI family protein yields the protein MKSLAVTIISLFTLSAANAQTWSVDKAHSRAGFTVTHNLLAEVDGNFKTFDAKITAAKPDLSDAVFEFTADVNSISTDNERRDNHLKSPDFFDAAKFPTLTFKSTSFKKVEGKKYKITGDLTMHGVTKPITLDATMTGPVMMKGMGGKEQEKAGFKINSTLKRSDFSVGTIPVVVVSDEVEIKVNGEFAKQDSAVAEK from the coding sequence ATGAAATCACTCGCAGTAACCATTATCAGCCTGTTTACTTTATCCGCAGCCAATGCCCAAACCTGGTCGGTCGATAAAGCCCACTCTCGGGCAGGGTTTACGGTGACCCACAATTTATTAGCGGAAGTAGACGGTAATTTTAAAACGTTTGATGCCAAAATTACCGCTGCCAAGCCCGATTTATCCGATGCCGTTTTTGAGTTTACGGCCGATGTGAACAGCATCAGCACCGACAACGAGCGCCGGGATAATCACCTGAAAAGCCCCGATTTTTTCGATGCTGCCAAATTTCCGACTCTGACCTTCAAGAGCACATCATTCAAGAAAGTAGAGGGTAAGAAATATAAAATAACCGGTGACCTGACCATGCATGGTGTAACGAAACCCATTACGCTGGATGCAACCATGACTGGCCCCGTTATGATGAAAGGCATGGGTGGCAAAGAGCAGGAAAAAGCCGGTTTTAAAATTAACAGCACACTGAAACGTTCCGATTTTAGCGTGGGCACAATCCCGGTTGTGGTTGTCAGCGATGAGGTAGAAATTAAGGTTAACGGCGAATTCGCCAAACAGGATAGCGCAGTAGCCGAAAAGTAA